In Coccidioides posadasii str. Silveira chromosome 4, complete sequence, one genomic interval encodes:
- a CDS encoding uncharacterized protein (EggNog:ENOG410PGDU~COG:P~TransMembrane:13 (o38-57i69-94o100-120i127-150o170-187i194-216o236-255i276-306o326-346i367-385o391-415i436-457o477-496i)), whose amino-acid sequence MSFRRVVEFLYVPTSKETTSSVWINDDIRPLPPRRRTWNVYAFLSFWAINQIALSNWQSGSSLVAFGLSVWQTVIAVIVGKIIIAAVAVFNGFVGAEWHIGFPVYSRVVWGIYGSYLALLQRILLSVVWFAVQSWTGGLCVTAILASIFSGFHRMENTFPESAHMTTKQFTGWVVYNVLTIPILYLPPERTKRLFYVMNSISFITLVGMTIWALTAAHGAGPLLTQPSTTSSSSELGWSIVNGITTVVGGIAVGLTNQPDYSRFATKPGDQVFGQWFSIVLLGSIMPTLGCLVSSATQKIYGVALWNPPDVALMWLEADYNAKSRAGAFFAGTGLVVCQLAINTIDNAFSAGMDLSGLLPKFINIRRGAYIGLVISIALCPWELLSSAGTFINVLSAYSVFLGPMCGMMISEYWVVRSRKIKLSDLYHPRPEGIYYFWHGINPRAFAAWVVGFAPQLPGFVNAINPSIPVPQACVKLYNLAYPLGFAISFVVYILVNKVFPPPGLGEIDDVDQFGTFSLEEAERMGVAPAEDRVFAEFKDEEKAASSHIS is encoded by the coding sequence ATGTCTTTTCGTAGGGTGGTCGAGTTCCTCTATGTTCCCACCTCCAAAGAAACGACATCTTCAGTTTGGATCAACGATGATATTCGTCCCTTGCCTCCTCGCCGGAGGACATGGAATGTATACGCCTTCCTGTCCTTCTGGGCCATCAACCAGATTGCCCTGAGTAATTGGCAGAGTGGCTCCTCACTCGTCGCTTTCGGCCTCAGCGTCTGGCAGACTGTTATCGCCGTTATCGTTGGAAAGATCATCATCGCCGCAGTTGCGGTCTTCAACGGTTTCGTGGGGGCCGAGTGGCATATCGGCTTTCCCGTCTATTCTCGCGTGGTCTGGGGTATCTACGGCTCGTACCTGGCTCTCCTCCAGCGAATCCTGCTCTCCGTCGTGTGGTTTGCAGTTCAATCCTGGACCGGCGGCCTGTGCGTAACCGCCATCCTCGCCTCCATCTTCTCGGGTTTCCATCGCATGGAGAACACCTTCCCGGAATCAGCACACATGACCACCAAACAATTCACCGGATGGGTGGTCTACAACGTGCTTACCATTCCGATCCTATATCTCCCACCGGAGAGGACAAAGCGTCTTTTTTACGTCATGAACTCGATCTCCTTTATCACGCTCGTGGGAATGACGATCTGGGCCCTTACCGCCGCACATGGAGCTGGCCCCCTCCTCACACAGCCTTCCACGACGAGTTCCTCCAGCGAGCTGGGCTGGTCGATCGTGAACGGCATCACCACCGTGGTCGGGGGCATCGCCGTCGGGTTGACGAATCAGCCGGACTATTCCCGATTTGCAACCAAACCCGGAGATCAAGTCTTTGGACAGTGGTTCTCCATCGTTCTCCTTGGATCCATCATGCCCACCCTCGGCTGTCTCGTCTCCTCCGCGACGCAGAAGATATACGGAGTTGCTCTGTGGAACCCCCCGGACGTGGCTCTCATGTGGTTGGAAGCGGATTACAACGCCAAATCGCGCGCCGGAGCCTTCTTCGCAGGGACCGGCCTGGTTGTGTGTCAGCTCGCGATCAACACGATCGATAACGCTTTCTCCGCCGGTATGGACCTCAGTGGCTTACTGCCCAAGTTCATCAACATCCGACGTGGGGCGTATATCGGCCTTGTCATCTCCATTGCCCTCTGCCCTTGGGAACTTCTCTCCTCCGCCGGCACATTCATCAACGTCCTGTCAGCGTATTCTGTCTTCCTCGGACCCATGTGCGGCATGATGATCAGTGAATATTGGGTGGTTCGATCTCGCAAGATCAAGCTGTCCGACCTATATCACCCTCGTCCTGAAGGCATCTATTATTTCTGGCATGGGATCAATCCTCGTGCCTTTGCTGCTTGGGTTGTTGGCTTTGCACCACAGCTTCCGGGTTTTGTTAATGCCATCAACCCATCGATCCCCGTGCCCCAAGCATGCGTCAAGCTGTACAATTTGGCATACCCTCTCGGGTTCGCTATCAGTTTTGTTGTTTATATCTTGGTCAACAAGGTGTTTCCGCCGCCTGGGCTTGGCGAAATCGACGATGTTGACCAGTTCGGAACGTTTAGCCTCGAGGAGGCTGAAAGGATGGGTGTGGCGCCGGCAGAGGACAGGGTTTTCGCCGAATTCAAAGACGAGGAGAAGGCTGCCTCGAGTCATATTTCTTAG